The Mucilaginibacter mallensis genome has a segment encoding these proteins:
- a CDS encoding phage tail protein, translating into MTLLTTLLEPVLKHRFGVFFYTQNRVPNMLDIRFQKVSGIGLELELHKFTEGGQNQYVHRTPSRTSHGNLVLERGIITKSTLKKSFNEAFYEFKFAPLTALIMVFNDVGMPVAGWEFHKVIPAKWSVGALNAETSEMMIETMELSYSWFRTLDIPGAQQYI; encoded by the coding sequence ATGACACTTTTGACCACGCTTTTAGAACCCGTATTGAAACACCGTTTCGGCGTTTTTTTCTATACGCAAAATCGTGTGCCTAATATGCTGGATATCCGTTTTCAAAAAGTATCGGGCATTGGGCTGGAGCTTGAGTTGCACAAATTTACCGAAGGCGGCCAGAACCAGTATGTACACCGTACACCCAGCAGAACATCGCATGGCAACCTGGTGCTGGAACGCGGTATCATTACCAAATCTACACTCAAGAAATCGTTTAACGAGGCTTTCTATGAGTTTAAGTTTGCGCCGCTAACCGCACTGATAATGGTATTTAACGATGTAGGCATGCCGGTTGCTGGTTGGGAGTTTCATAAAGTAATCCCTGCAAAATGGTCGGTTGGCGCGCTTAATGCCGAAACCAGTGAAATGATGATTGAAACCATGGAACTATCTTACTCATGGTTCAGAACGCTTGATATACCGGGCGCGCAACAATACATATAA
- a CDS encoding phage tail protein, whose product MKTNYPLLTYNYKVSIGKDTMSFSEVSGLSISYDKVVYKHGLSFLTGPVIARGQKHQGTVSLRRGLAADRNELYAWLEDKSFKDIYIDLCDETGNAVVRWELVRALPLKLDAPQLSARGAEVVIESLEFIVTDLKIKYL is encoded by the coding sequence GTGAAAACTAATTATCCTTTACTTACCTATAACTACAAAGTATCTATTGGGAAAGACACCATGTCTTTTTCAGAAGTGTCGGGGCTGAGTATCAGTTATGACAAAGTTGTTTATAAACATGGTCTGAGTTTCCTTACCGGCCCGGTAATTGCCCGCGGGCAAAAACATCAGGGCACTGTAAGCCTTAGGCGTGGGCTGGCGGCCGACCGCAACGAGTTGTATGCATGGCTGGAAGATAAGTCGTTCAAAGATATTTACATAGATCTGTGCGACGAAACCGGCAACGCTGTTGTGCGCTGGGAACTGGTGCGCGCATTGCCGCTAAAGCTTGACGCTCCGCAGCTCAGCGCCAGGGGCGCCGAAGTAGTTATAGAAAGCCTTGAGTTTATAGTTACCGACCTGAAAATAAAATACCTGTAA
- a CDS encoding phage tail protein gives MAVSQDQIKRDYPLPVYNYKVDIGTETIAFSEVSGLERSFETITYKESPVGSGTVGPNVMLMPGAPKPLNITLKKGYVKGKSMAVLYNWINATQLNRTEKRDLTVHLCDEKGESVVRWKIIDAFPVKLSAPSFSASSNEVAIESMELMASRLEMSEK, from the coding sequence ATGGCAGTATCTCAAGACCAAATAAAAAGGGATTATCCTTTACCGGTATATAATTACAAAGTTGATATCGGTACCGAAACCATTGCATTTTCAGAAGTTTCGGGTTTGGAGCGCTCGTTCGAAACCATTACTTATAAAGAAAGCCCGGTTGGCTCAGGCACCGTGGGCCCAAATGTTATGCTGATGCCAGGCGCACCAAAACCGCTTAACATCACGCTTAAAAAAGGTTATGTAAAGGGTAAAAGTATGGCGGTACTTTACAACTGGATTAACGCTACCCAGCTTAACCGCACCGAAAAGCGCGACTTAACCGTGCACCTGTGTGATGAGAAGGGCGAATCAGTAGTGCGCTGGAAAATAATTGATGCATTTCCGGTTAAACTGTCGGCACCATCCTTCAGCGCGAGCTCTAATGAGGTTGCAATAGAATCGATGGAGCTGATGGCCAGTCGCTTGGAAATGAGTGAGAAATGA
- a CDS encoding phage tail sheath family protein: MAAYSTPGVYVEEISTLPPSIAQASTAIPAFLGYTEKASNNGIANSLNLVPTRISNMLEFRQYFGGPQQAKFEITYSDNALRSVTATPPVHKLYYALDLYFRNGGSSCYIVSVGNFGTDKVTAKAKDSFTDGLTALAAEEEPTLLVLSEAADLGAEQYYTLCQEALKHCSGFKNRFCILDVPQPAAGVTIEAAFKAFREKMATYLKYGAAYFPHLRTSLSYEFTDKNVTFKGAELKDKDLSAFLTADTGLYNAIKLELASPQYSVVLPPSAAIAGVYAAVDAERGVWKAPANVALNAVIAPTVKITTEAQDKMNIDVTGGKSINAIRAFSGKGIVVWGARTLAGNDNEWRYISVRRLFSMIEDSAMKATFFAVFEPNDATTWLKVRSMIESFLYSLWQQGALAGPTPQAAYFVNVGLGSTMTSQDILEGRMIVEIGVAASRPAEFIILRFSHKLQEA, encoded by the coding sequence ATGGCAGCATACTCAACTCCAGGTGTTTACGTTGAAGAGATTTCAACGCTCCCGCCCTCAATTGCACAGGCTTCAACAGCAATCCCGGCTTTTTTAGGTTATACCGAAAAGGCTTCAAACAATGGCATCGCTAATAGCCTTAACTTAGTACCCACACGTATCAGCAATATGCTGGAATTCAGGCAGTACTTTGGCGGGCCACAGCAGGCAAAATTTGAAATTACTTATTCCGACAATGCGCTGCGCAGTGTAACCGCAACTCCGCCGGTACACAAATTGTATTACGCGCTCGACCTTTATTTTAGAAATGGCGGCAGCAGTTGCTATATTGTTTCGGTAGGCAACTTTGGTACTGATAAAGTTACCGCAAAAGCAAAGGATAGTTTTACAGACGGGTTAACTGCACTGGCTGCTGAAGAAGAACCCACGTTGTTAGTCTTATCTGAAGCTGCCGACCTGGGTGCTGAACAATATTACACCCTGTGCCAGGAAGCCTTAAAGCATTGCAGCGGTTTTAAAAACAGGTTCTGCATATTGGATGTGCCGCAACCGGCAGCAGGTGTTACTATTGAAGCTGCATTTAAAGCATTTAGGGAAAAAATGGCTACATATCTGAAATATGGCGCAGCTTATTTTCCACATCTGCGTACTTCTTTATCCTATGAGTTTACTGATAAAAATGTAACGTTTAAGGGTGCCGAGCTGAAAGATAAAGATCTTTCAGCATTTTTAACTGCAGATACCGGACTTTACAATGCCATTAAACTCGAGCTTGCATCGCCGCAGTACAGCGTAGTGTTACCTCCTTCGGCTGCAATTGCCGGCGTATATGCCGCTGTTGATGCAGAAAGAGGTGTTTGGAAAGCGCCCGCAAACGTGGCGTTGAACGCGGTTATAGCCCCAACGGTTAAGATTACGACCGAAGCGCAGGACAAGATGAACATTGACGTAACGGGTGGCAAATCCATCAATGCCATAAGGGCCTTTAGTGGTAAGGGCATTGTTGTATGGGGAGCACGCACCCTGGCCGGTAATGATAATGAATGGCGTTATATTTCGGTACGCAGGCTATTTTCAATGATTGAAGACTCTGCGATGAAAGCCACTTTCTTTGCCGTTTTTGAACCTAACGACGCCACTACCTGGCTTAAAGTACGAAGCATGATCGAAAGCTTCCTTTACAGCTTATGGCAGCAGGGCGCGCTGGCTGGTCCAACCCCGCAGGCAGCCTATTTTGTAAATGTGGGCCTGGGTTCTACCATGACCAGCCAGGATATTCTGGAAGGCCGCATGATTGTAGAAATAGGAGTGGCAGCAAGCAGACCAGCCGAATTTATTATTCTGCGTTTCTCGCATAAACTACAGGAAGCCTAA
- a CDS encoding DUF4255 domain-containing protein produces MYRFIESYLKLPVLLNNDKPITLSPMINDILVLLRDKLNDYCRLKTGTLEDKVFFPDGANLDPAQFPVNSVVPILVNYEEEKQIRNANRFEGVIRDNVKIGGSPAIYLNLMVLFVIRFSNYEQTMKFMSLIISFFQTNNLFDQYSAPDLPPNIDKIRLELQTMSFGERSELWNSLKSPYQPSVLYKVSMLAFEDEVSIALTSGVSDLKNSLQSI; encoded by the coding sequence ATGTATAGGTTTATAGAAAGTTATTTAAAACTCCCTGTATTATTAAATAATGATAAACCTATCACACTTTCACCAATGATTAATGATATATTGGTTTTGCTTAGAGATAAGCTTAACGATTATTGCCGCCTAAAAACCGGTACGCTTGAAGATAAAGTTTTTTTTCCTGACGGCGCAAATCTTGATCCGGCGCAATTTCCCGTTAATTCTGTTGTCCCTATTTTAGTTAATTATGAAGAAGAAAAGCAAATAAGGAATGCAAACAGGTTTGAAGGGGTAATCAGAGACAATGTGAAAATAGGGGGTAGCCCGGCAATCTATTTGAATTTAATGGTGCTTTTTGTTATTCGTTTCTCCAATTATGAGCAAACCATGAAATTCATGTCGCTGATCATCAGTTTTTTTCAAACCAATAATTTATTCGATCAATACTCTGCTCCAGATCTGCCACCTAATATTGATAAGATAAGATTAGAACTGCAAACAATGTCGTTCGGCGAGCGGAGCGAGTTATGGAACTCACTCAAATCACCTTATCAACCCTCTGTGCTATATAAAGTAAGCATGCTTGCTTTTGAAGACGAGGTGTCAATAGCGTTAACTAGTGGTGTATCTGACCTTAAAAATAGTTTACAAAGCATCTAA
- a CDS encoding GlxA family transcriptional regulator, giving the protein MNHERSESDCQSKKKQVVIVAMSGNTLLNFAGPADVFTFANKCLSSSTDGYDVIVASPTSNKKVNTSSGLEIHCQSCVMDITTPIDTLIIAGNDFVELSNPTNNGFYQWLSKLTEQNTRRIGSVCGGAFSLAKAGLLNGKKATTHWDLSERLKKAYPLVHVDSNAFFMNDGNIYTSGGVSSGIDLALALVEEDYGKDIAITVARKLVFYLSRPGFQTQFGNLLPIYESSNIAERLKSWFTEHLHEPLDLARIADHLNMSRRNFTRVFHKQTGISPAKFIEKLRVETARKYLEDTDIPLERIAELCGLGNLISMRRTFLRHLMTTPSYYRRTFRTALKDNGIEELLRTNLTGAMNSV; this is encoded by the coding sequence ATGAATCACGAAAGATCTGAATCTGATTGCCAAAGCAAAAAGAAGCAAGTGGTCATTGTTGCAATGTCCGGTAATACGTTACTTAATTTTGCCGGTCCTGCTGACGTGTTTACTTTTGCGAATAAATGCCTATCTTCATCCACGGATGGTTATGATGTTATTGTCGCATCACCTACATCAAATAAGAAAGTTAATACTTCATCAGGTCTTGAAATTCATTGTCAAAGTTGTGTAATGGATATTACCACACCTATTGATACTTTGATCATCGCTGGAAATGATTTTGTGGAACTATCAAACCCGACTAACAATGGTTTTTATCAATGGCTGTCTAAACTCACTGAACAAAATACCCGAAGAATCGGCTCAGTTTGCGGCGGTGCATTTTCGTTGGCAAAAGCAGGGCTGTTAAATGGGAAAAAGGCAACAACACACTGGGATTTGAGTGAGCGATTAAAGAAGGCTTATCCATTAGTACATGTCGACTCCAATGCCTTTTTTATGAACGACGGTAATATTTATACTTCCGGCGGGGTATCGTCAGGGATAGACCTGGCACTGGCACTGGTTGAAGAAGACTACGGTAAGGACATTGCAATAACGGTAGCAAGAAAATTGGTTTTTTACCTGAGCAGACCAGGTTTTCAAACACAATTTGGCAATTTACTTCCTATTTACGAGAGTTCTAATATTGCTGAAAGATTAAAGAGCTGGTTTACCGAGCACTTACACGAGCCATTGGATCTGGCGAGAATTGCCGATCATTTAAACATGAGCAGGCGCAACTTTACACGCGTTTTCCATAAGCAAACGGGCATCTCCCCTGCCAAATTTATTGAGAAACTCCGGGTAGAAACTGCACGAAAATACCTGGAAGATACGGATATACCTCTTGAAAGAATTGCGGAGTTATGCGGACTGGGAAACCTCATCTCGATGCGCCGGACATTTTTAAGGCATTTAATGACCACGCCGTCTTATTATCGGCGCACTTTCAGGACTGCACTTAAAGATAATGGAATTGAAGAGCTGCTTCGCACCAATTTAACTGGCGCCATGAACAGCGTTTAA
- a CDS encoding AraC family transcriptional regulator, whose protein sequence is MEDQQKRLILSLLAYAAQRDLSVERICRLSNITMADLSDAAKPLSKKQVNDVWLNAMQLSGDSLFGLHFGESLQLVALGVVGEVIKSSRTVGEAISIAASLVHLITADFNMQITAAEDLFTIHFVPVSPDWQQSPVTLQMLHLLMVFTIHELDGLLLQKIRPLVFRYGLKTEYTKEFNRVARCEISINAGIFAIDLNKIFWNEPIITANYELQQALLQKIAPEDNKGPKGETFQGRIYSYLMANSYLGMVSLEDIAANFDMSPRTMQRKLKQESVNFQQITDEVRKNLAISYLKAGNVPLKQVSYLLGYNELSAFTRTFKRWMGITPGQYMKSQLAQ, encoded by the coding sequence ATGGAAGACCAGCAAAAAAGATTGATATTAAGCTTACTGGCCTATGCGGCTCAGCGAGATCTGTCAGTGGAAAGAATTTGCAGGTTATCCAACATTACGATGGCCGACTTAAGCGACGCCGCAAAACCACTTTCAAAAAAGCAAGTAAATGATGTTTGGCTTAACGCGATGCAGCTAAGCGGAGATTCACTGTTCGGATTACATTTTGGGGAGTCCTTACAACTGGTTGCACTCGGTGTTGTTGGTGAAGTTATAAAAAGCAGCCGGACAGTAGGCGAAGCGATTAGCATCGCAGCCTCACTGGTTCATTTGATCACCGCCGACTTTAATATGCAGATCACGGCAGCAGAAGATCTGTTTACGATTCATTTTGTACCGGTATCACCGGATTGGCAACAATCTCCGGTAACTTTACAAATGCTTCACCTGCTGATGGTCTTTACTATTCACGAACTGGATGGGCTGTTATTACAAAAGATCAGGCCTTTGGTTTTTCGCTATGGATTAAAAACTGAATATACCAAAGAATTTAATCGTGTGGCAAGGTGTGAAATTTCTATTAATGCAGGGATATTCGCCATTGATCTGAATAAGATCTTTTGGAATGAGCCCATCATCACGGCAAATTATGAATTACAGCAAGCCTTGCTTCAAAAAATAGCCCCTGAAGACAACAAAGGACCTAAAGGGGAAACCTTTCAAGGGCGCATTTATAGTTATCTGATGGCCAATTCTTATTTGGGCATGGTTTCGCTGGAAGATATCGCTGCGAATTTTGACATGAGCCCCAGGACAATGCAGCGGAAGCTGAAACAAGAAAGTGTCAATTTTCAGCAGATTACAGATGAGGTTCGTAAAAATCTGGCCATTAGTTACCTGAAGGCAGGAAACGTTCCCCTTAAACAGGTTTCCTATCTGCTCGGCTATAATGAACTAAGCGCCTTTACAAGGACCTTTAAACGATGGATGGGAATTACCCCGGGGCAGTACATGAAGTCGCAGCTAGCGCAATGA
- a CDS encoding nuclear transport factor 2 family protein: MKNEAKEVAIDFLTAVKTGDNAKLAELLHPAIRWNQPGNNSVSGLKSSNMEVFGMVGKMFELSANSLRLSEIKSVSVNGSKVACLLSWTATKPSGESLEVDNTDVYTVENGQIIAAEIFSADIDAENLFWN, encoded by the coding sequence ATGAAAAACGAAGCAAAAGAAGTAGCAATCGACTTTTTAACAGCAGTAAAGACAGGCGACAATGCTAAACTAGCAGAATTATTACATCCGGCAATCAGGTGGAACCAACCCGGAAACAACAGCGTATCAGGCCTGAAAAGTTCCAATATGGAAGTTTTCGGGATGGTAGGAAAAATGTTCGAACTTTCAGCAAACAGCCTGCGGTTATCCGAAATCAAATCGGTTAGTGTGAATGGTAGCAAAGTAGCCTGCCTGCTCAGCTGGACTGCAACCAAACCTTCCGGTGAAAGCCTGGAAGTGGATAATACCGATGTATATACTGTTGAGAACGGCCAGATCATTGCCGCCGAGATCTTCTCAGCAGATATCGACGCAGAAAACCTGTTTTGGAACTAA
- a CDS encoding alpha/beta fold hydrolase: MSFIKAEDGTNLFYKDWGKGQTILFVHGWCINSDSWEYIMNNLARKNYRCVAYDQRGCGRSDQPWDGYDFKTLASDLARLINELKLDDIILVGHSMGCGVISQYLADNNDAKTKRAVLIGGTIPFLLKTDNNEDGIDEIYLDQAITFMQKDRPAYIRSIVGGFFDLSAENCKVTNDLTEWGISITLQASMQASIEMLRTGVKTDLREVLKTINIPVLLLHGTKDESCPLELTAKKAQKLFKDCQLKIYEDQPHGMYMMDTERINADIISFVS, from the coding sequence ATGTCATTTATTAAAGCAGAAGACGGAACAAATTTATTTTATAAAGATTGGGGTAAAGGCCAGACTATACTCTTTGTTCATGGCTGGTGTATTAACAGCGATTCATGGGAATATATAATGAACAACCTTGCCCGCAAAAATTATAGATGTGTTGCCTATGATCAGCGTGGCTGCGGCCGCTCAGACCAGCCATGGGATGGCTATGACTTTAAAACGCTGGCCAGTGATCTTGCCAGGCTAATTAACGAACTTAAACTGGATGATATAATTCTTGTTGGCCATTCTATGGGATGTGGTGTAATAAGCCAGTACCTGGCAGATAATAATGATGCAAAAACCAAACGTGCAGTCCTGATCGGAGGCACCATACCGTTCCTGCTAAAAACTGACAATAACGAGGATGGTATTGATGAAATCTATCTTGATCAGGCTATCACTTTTATGCAAAAGGACAGGCCCGCATACATCCGGTCTATCGTTGGGGGATTTTTTGATTTGTCAGCCGAAAATTGCAAGGTAACAAATGATCTTACGGAATGGGGAATTAGCATCACCTTACAAGCCTCTATGCAGGCAAGCATCGAAATGTTAAGAACAGGGGTGAAAACAGACCTGCGTGAAGTACTGAAAACAATTAATATCCCGGTATTATTACTGCACGGTACTAAGGACGAAAGCTGCCCGCTGGAACTTACCGCCAAAAAAGCACAAAAGCTTTTTAAAGACTGCCAGTTAAAAATTTATGAAGATCAGCCACATGGCATGTACATGATGGATACCGAAAGAATAAACGCAGACATTATCTCATTTGTCAGTTAA
- a CDS encoding DUF5686 and carboxypeptidase-like regulatory domain-containing protein, whose amino-acid sequence MNGRVTNEFSGQPLAYVNVKFTGSNIGTNTDNEGKFSLGAPGSFTHITFSSEGYQKVVKAINGGQNNTINVKLKPSQTQLKEVVINSGKSKRYRNKGNPAVELIQQVIDHKNQNRMESTDYLQYDRYERIGLSLFNLSPKLTNSHFFSKYKFMLDSTTVINGQVQTSMPVFFTEKLYQNYFRKAPEKSIQVLLAEKGINIIKFVDTAGLDIYLNRLYGNNIDIYDNNVFIITNQFLSPIADHAPDFYKFFITDTIQNGKEKLVELSFTPRNKGDLLFEGKLRVTLDGRYAVESCELNVNKQININFMRSLKIRLDFKQYPNGRFYLTKSNVDADFGIFKDRGAGVFGERTVVYSNYKLNAPLPAVFYEGKSLQSAVNSKQSDTSYWVQHRTDTLTSEQNHFYARINRLENMSSFKTATWIASTLTGGYADVGKVQIGPIGSFFSFNNQEGVRLQVGGRTTPKFDQTIYLEGYTAYGTKDKQLKYDLNTYFSLNKTPSYRFPNDYFKVSYLYDVNLPGQTFAITNEQEALSSFSTGKTDYWIYNKIFSFAYVKDFENHLSYNLAFRNWNQQAAGTLVYELNDPDNTIVHNLTTTEIDLGLRYAPHEQIIEGTQQRHSIHSKYPIFNLQFNHGLKGVLNGSYTYNNIYANIYKRFYFSQLGYSDVTMLGSLITGKVPFPLLSISPANQSIAYDPNAYNKMDYLEFVSDHYVGINFTQSFNGFFLNKIPLIKHLKWREYLSFKALYGGLRTENNPLYSKDLYQFPTGSNGSNGTYALGNTPYLEAGAGIGNIFKILRIDLIRRFDYLDHPGISPYGIKFSFTLDF is encoded by the coding sequence GTGAATGGTCGGGTCACCAACGAGTTTTCTGGTCAGCCCCTCGCATACGTAAATGTTAAATTCACCGGTAGTAATATCGGTACCAATACTGATAATGAGGGCAAATTCAGTTTAGGCGCACCAGGGTCATTTACGCATATTACATTTTCTTCTGAAGGCTACCAAAAGGTGGTTAAGGCAATAAATGGTGGCCAGAATAATACTATCAATGTTAAGCTCAAACCTAGTCAAACCCAACTTAAAGAAGTAGTTATAAACTCGGGTAAAAGTAAAAGATACAGAAATAAAGGCAATCCTGCCGTTGAATTGATTCAACAGGTCATTGATCATAAAAATCAAAACCGTATGGAAAGCACAGATTATCTGCAATATGATCGCTATGAGCGCATTGGTTTATCCTTATTTAATCTGTCACCAAAACTAACCAACAGTCATTTTTTCAGCAAGTACAAATTCATGCTGGATAGCACCACAGTCATAAACGGGCAGGTACAAACCTCGATGCCGGTTTTCTTTACTGAAAAGCTATATCAAAATTATTTTCGCAAAGCCCCGGAAAAATCTATACAGGTATTATTGGCTGAAAAGGGAATAAATATCATCAAGTTTGTAGATACGGCAGGCCTGGATATATACCTTAACCGCCTTTACGGTAATAATATAGATATCTATGACAATAATGTATTTATCATAACAAACCAGTTTCTGAGCCCTATTGCAGATCATGCTCCTGATTTTTATAAATTCTTTATTACCGATACCATACAAAACGGTAAAGAAAAATTGGTTGAATTAAGTTTTACACCACGCAATAAAGGTGATCTTTTATTTGAAGGTAAGTTACGGGTTACGCTGGATGGTCGTTATGCAGTAGAATCCTGTGAATTAAATGTAAATAAGCAGATCAATATCAATTTTATGCGCAGCCTGAAGATCAGGCTGGATTTTAAGCAGTATCCTAATGGGCGTTTTTATCTGACCAAAAGTAATGTAGATGCTGATTTTGGGATATTTAAAGATAGGGGGGCGGGTGTTTTTGGAGAGCGAACGGTAGTTTACTCAAACTATAAATTAAATGCGCCTCTCCCTGCTGTATTTTATGAGGGAAAAAGCTTACAATCAGCTGTAAATTCCAAGCAGTCAGATACCAGTTATTGGGTACAACACCGAACTGACACTTTAACCAGTGAACAGAACCATTTTTATGCCCGCATCAACCGGCTTGAAAATATGTCCTCCTTTAAAACAGCCACGTGGATAGCTTCTACACTTACAGGAGGATATGCAGACGTAGGGAAGGTACAAATAGGCCCGATCGGTTCTTTCTTTTCATTTAATAACCAGGAAGGCGTACGTTTACAGGTAGGGGGAAGAACTACTCCCAAATTTGATCAAACCATTTACCTGGAAGGTTATACAGCCTATGGCACAAAAGATAAACAGCTTAAATATGATCTCAACACCTACTTTTCACTCAATAAAACCCCCTCGTACCGCTTCCCAAATGATTATTTTAAAGTAAGCTATTTATATGATGTTAACTTGCCCGGACAAACATTTGCTATTACTAATGAACAAGAGGCATTGTCGTCATTCAGTACAGGAAAAACAGATTATTGGATATATAATAAGATCTTCTCCTTTGCTTATGTAAAGGATTTTGAAAATCACCTTTCATATAACCTGGCTTTCAGAAACTGGAACCAGCAGGCTGCAGGCACGTTGGTATATGAGCTCAATGACCCGGATAATACCATTGTACATAATTTAACTACCACCGAAATTGACCTGGGATTAAGATATGCTCCTCATGAACAGATTATAGAGGGAACCCAGCAAAGACATAGCATTCACAGCAAGTACCCGATTTTTAATCTGCAGTTTAATCATGGCCTTAAAGGTGTACTTAACGGGTCTTATACTTACAACAATATTTACGCTAATATTTACAAGCGGTTTTATTTTTCGCAATTAGGTTATTCAGATGTTACCATGTTGGGCAGCCTTATAACCGGTAAGGTACCGTTTCCATTGCTGAGCATTAGTCCAGCCAACCAATCCATTGCTTATGATCCCAATGCTTATAATAAGATGGACTACCTGGAATTTGTAAGTGATCATTATGTGGGGATAAACTTTACACAAAGCTTTAATGGATTTTTTCTGAATAAAATTCCCTTAATAAAGCATCTGAAATGGCGGGAATACCTTTCTTTTAAAGCATTGTATGGTGGCTTACGTACGGAGAACAATCCCTTGTATTCAAAAGATCTATATCAGTTCCCGACAGGTTCAAATGGCTCAAATGGTACCTATGCACTGGGTAATACACCCTACCTGGAAGCTGGTGCAGGTATAGGAAACATCTTCAAGATATTGCGTATAGACTTAATCAGAAGATTTGACTATCTTGATCATCCGGGTATTTCGCCTTATGGTATAAAGTTTAGTTTTACGCTTGATTTTTAA
- a CDS encoding RNA recognition motif domain-containing protein, translating to MTKLFIGGFPLDIKELELVQLVAPYGTVSTIKIVRDKKTNQCKGYAFIEMLETDGAENAVAALNGAEMQGRELKLNIVADEPPVKAYVRLSKPGDPQRKKRPRRPLS from the coding sequence ATGACCAAATTGTTTATCGGCGGGTTTCCGCTGGACATTAAAGAACTGGAACTGGTGCAGTTGGTGGCGCCTTATGGCACGGTCAGCACCATTAAAATCGTGCGCGATAAAAAAACAAATCAATGTAAAGGCTATGCTTTTATTGAAATGCTGGAAACTGATGGTGCTGAAAATGCTGTGGCTGCTTTAAACGGCGCAGAAATGCAGGGACGGGAACTGAAGCTCAATATCGTTGCTGATGAACCACCTGTTAAAGCCTATGTCCGGTTATCAAAACCGGGCGACCCGCAAAGAAAGAAAAGGCCGCGGCGACCACTTTCCTGA
- the thiD gene encoding bifunctional hydroxymethylpyrimidine kinase/phosphomethylpyrimidine kinase, with protein sequence MSKYKYPVVLTIAGSDSGGGAGIQADLKAISSLGCFGTTAITAITAQNTLGVSSIYPIPVEFVKSQIKAVMDDLKPSAIKIGMVYSAALAIGIAEALSDYRDVPVVFDPVMVASSGDHLVAKDTIAIFKKVLFPLAQMITPNLDEAAILADMEIKTIDDMKAAAVRIMQYGSYSVLIKGGHLKGVDLFDVYLDRNGVEYVYSSKKINTINTHGTGCSLSSAIASFIALGNDQDQSISKSKIYIQNAIEQGKDVKTGEGHGPLNHFFDPQKLVKYEMD encoded by the coding sequence ATGAGTAAATATAAATACCCGGTTGTATTAACCATTGCCGGATCAGATAGTGGGGGTGGGGCTGGTATACAAGCCGATTTGAAGGCCATAAGCTCATTAGGTTGTTTTGGCACTACTGCCATTACCGCTATTACTGCTCAAAATACCTTAGGTGTTAGCAGTATATATCCTATACCGGTTGAGTTTGTCAAATCACAGATCAAAGCGGTAATGGATGACCTAAAACCCTCGGCCATCAAAATAGGTATGGTGTACAGCGCAGCACTGGCCATAGGTATTGCCGAAGCTTTAAGTGATTATCGGGATGTACCGGTTGTTTTTGACCCGGTTATGGTGGCTTCCAGTGGGGATCATTTGGTAGCAAAAGATACGATAGCAATATTTAAAAAGGTGCTTTTTCCCTTAGCTCAAATGATTACCCCCAACCTGGACGAAGCAGCGATACTGGCCGATATGGAAATTAAAACTATTGATGACATGAAAGCGGCTGCGGTACGAATTATGCAATATGGCTCGTATTCGGTACTGATCAAAGGGGGGCATTTAAAAGGCGTTGATCTGTTTGATGTCTACCTGGACCGAAATGGTGTTGAATATGTTTACAGCTCAAAAAAAATAAATACCATCAATACACATGGTACAGGATGCAGCCTGTCATCTGCTATTGCATCCTTTATCGCGTTGGGCAATGACCAGGATCAGTCGATATCAAAAAGTAAAATATATATTCAAAATGCGATTGAACAGGGTAAAGATGTTAAAACCGGGGAAGGCCATGGCCCGCTGAACCATTTTTTTGATCCTCAAAAACTAGTAAAATATGAAATGGATTGA